From the genome of Salmonella enterica subsp. houtenae serovar Houten:
AGCACCGGCCACAGGCCATCAATATGTTCACGCAATGACTGCCCGGCAGGCGGGACGTATTTTTCACCCGCTTTCGGCAGGGTGAAGTTAACATCAACAAAATGACGCAAATCGAAGCCGGACTGGTTCCGCTGCATACGATAATCCGCAAGAATCATGAGCGGATCGCTATTAGGTATGGCGTCAGCAAAGGTTTTCTGATCGGGGAAGAGTTTTGCATTCTGGACATCATTAAAGAGCGGGCCAAGCAAAATATCCGGCGGCTGCGGAGTTTCTGTGTTGGAAGAAGGGTCTGCAGCAGTCGCCGAAAACGATGCAAACGTCAGCAGCGTCCCTGCCAGCGCCAGTTTTATGGCTTTCTGCAGTAGAACAGAACGGCGAATCTCGGGGGGTATCATCAAGTTATCTCCTTAGCGGTGAGCCAAAGCCAACGGCATTTACCATGACAAAACCTTAGTCTACGATGGCCGGATACGCGTGATTGAACCGCTATTTTGCGAACAAACAGACATTTTAATCAGCTAGAGTTTACCGACGCGCGCGTGGAAAACGGGGTATACAGACAAAAAATCCACGCCGGGACGTGGATTTTAGTGCAATGACGTGTCGCCTTAACCTGGATAGATACCGCGATCTTTACGGGCCAACAGAATGCGCTCACAGGCGACAATATAGGCTGCGGTTCGCAGAGAGCAGGATTTCTCAGCCGCTTTCTCCCAGACATGGACGATCGCGTCGGTCATGATTTTGTCCATGCGCGCGTTGATCTCCTCTTCGCTCCAGAAGAAGCTGGCCATATCTTGTACCCATTCGAAGTAGCTGACGGTTACGCCGCCGGCGTTACAGACCACATCAGGCACCACAAGGATACCACGGCTGGCCAGAACATCATCAGCATCCGGATAGGTCGGGCCGTTGGCCCCTTCCAGCACCAGCTTACAGGTCAGGGCTTCCGCGCGCTGACGAGTTATCTGACCTTCAAGCGCCGCCGGGATCAGGATATCCATCTCCAGACGCCAGAACGCATCGCTGGCGATAGTTTCCGCGCCCGGGAAACCGGCGATCTGTTTGTGTTCTATCTGCCATGCCGTGAGCGCCTTCATATCAATACCGGTGGCGTTAAACAGGGTCGCGGTATGATCCTGAATCGCCACTACACGGGCGCCAGCGCCGGCAAACAGACGCGCGGCTTCGCTACCGACGTTACCAAAACCCTGAACCGCAACGCGAGCGCCTTCAACGGCGATATTCGCCCGACGCGCGACTTCCAGTCCGCTGACGAAAACGCCGCGCCCCGTCGCTTTTTCACGGCCTAGCGAACCGCCGAGATGGATAGGTTTACCGGTGACGACGCCAGTGACCGTAGTGCCGTGATTCATGGAATACGTATCCATCATCCAGGCCATCACTTTACCGTTGGTGCCGACATCCGGCGCAGGAATATCTTTCTGTGGCCCGATGATAATGCCGATCTCGCTGGTATAGCGGCGGGTCAAACGCTCCAGTTCACCTTCCGACAGCGAGAACGGATCGACGCGGATGCCGCCTTTGGCGCCGCCGTACGGCAGGTTCAGCGCCGCACATTTGATGGTCATCCATGCTGACAGGGCCATCACTTCATTGAGATCAACGTCAGGATGGTAGCGAACACCGCCTTTACCCGGACCTCGGGAGAGGTTGTGCTGCACGCGATATCCTTCGAAATGACGAATAGTACCATCATCCATTTGAACTGGAATATCGACGATCAGAGCGCGTTTCGGGTGGCGCAGAGTATCCACCCAGGGGGATAACTCGCCCAGATAAGGGGCCACACGCTCGATTTGTTGCAGGTAGGTATTCCAGGCAGATGTGCTGCTATCTGAAGCGTAAGATAACTTATCCATGATAAACCTTAGTGATAAAAGTAATATGTTCTTTAATTGACCGTGGTACATAGTAGATCACACCATGTAGCGATAAATTTAACACTTTTTTAAACAATTGACTCAGAACAAAAACGGCAGACGGTTGGATTTTCGCTATGATTTTTGGCGGGAAGTGGTTAATTATCCGGAATAAAAGGTGATATGTCGCTAACTATGCGGTTAATTGCTTAAATATGCACAATGTGTGTAAGGCGGCTATTTGTCATAATTATGACGCACCTCTAAAAGTAAACGTTATGATAACGACATGTATCAATGTTATGTCGTCCTGTTGGCGGGAAAACGTCTTCGCCAGGCGCGTAAAAAGATAAAAATAACCGGAGTCAGACGGCGCTGGCCCCGGTTTATCTCTTTATTGTTGACGCGATTCAAGCCATACCAGCGTCAGCGTCGACAGTGAGCACATCAGCAGAATGCCGACAAACCACAGTAAATACCACATCGCTCCCGCTCCCTAATAAAGTTCATGATCGTTGCGGCGGAGAGTCTCCAGGTTGATACGCCCCAACATTTTGTAATAGCTCCACAGCGTATAGAGCAGTACGATTGGCAGAAAAATCAGCACAATCACCAGCATGATTTCGAGCGTCATCTGGCTGGAGGTGCTGTCCCATACCGTCAGGCTGGAGAGAGGACTAACACTCGACGGCATCACAAAAGGAAATAGCGTTATTCCAGCGGTAAAGATGACGCAGGCCTGGGTCAGGGAAGCGAACAGAAATCCACGAATGGTCCGCCCGCGCAGACAAGCATAGAGCGCCAGGATCGGCAGTAACATACCGAGCAACGGGATGATGAGCAGTAGCGGCGAGCGTATAAAGTGATTCATCCATGCGCCAGGGAGTATCGCTACGCCTTTTAAGAGCGGATTGGAAGGACCGTTGGCATCTTGCGTGAGTAAGACAAAGCCATCAATGCCGGCCCACAGCCAGTACCCGGCCAGCAGGAAGCAGAGCACGACCAGCAGAGCGCTGTGGCGGGTGGCCGACAACGCCCGTTGACAAATAACGCCCTCCGTTTTCAACTGTAACCAGACGCCTCCTTGCATAATCACCAACGACAGACTCAATAATCCACACAGTAGGGCAAAGGGTGAGAGTAACTGCCAGAAGGTGCCAAAATAGTCAACATGAAGTTGCGGCGTGAAGGCAAACGGCACGCCTAAAAATAGATTGCCGAACGCGATGCCGAATACGACTGGAGGAACCAGGCTGCCGATAACCAGGCCGGTATCCCACAGCGCGCGCCAGCGGGCATTGGCGATTTTACCCCGATAATCAAAGGCCAGCGGGCGAAAGAAGAGGGCACACAGCACCAGGATCATCGCCACATAAAAACCGGAAAACGCGGCGGCATAGACCCGTGGCCAGGCTGCGAATAATGCCCCGCCCGCGAGTATCAACCATACCTGGTTTCCTTCCCAGTGGGCGCCGACGCTATTGATCAATACCCGGCGTTCGTCATCGTTGCGCGCTATCAGCGGAAGCAGGCAACCGACACCCATATCAAACCCGTCAGTCACCATAAATGCCACCAGGATGATGCCGATCAGCAGCCACCAAATGAACCGCAACGTTTCATAATCCAACATGATTGTCTCCTTTATCCCTGTTGTTGCGCTTGTTGCTGACGTTGCATGGCGTTCGGCCCAAGACGCGCGTACTTCTGCATCAGATAGACTTCCGCGATTAAAAACAGGGTGTAAAGTCCGAGGATAAGCCCCATTGAGAAGGCCAACTGGCCGGGCGTCAGCGCGGAGTGAGCGTACCAGGTCGGCAGAATGTCCTGAATCGCCCAGGGTTGACGGCCAAATTCCGTCATAAACCAACCAGCTTCAATGGCAATCCACGGTAACGGCAGGCTCCAGAGCGCCATACGCAATACCCAGCGATGCTGGTCGATACGCATTCGCAGAGTCTGTATCAAGGCAATCAACATCACCACTAACAACAGCGAACCGCAGCCGACCATAATACGGAAACTCCAGAACACCGGCGCCACCTGAGGAATAGCGCCACGCTGGGCCGCGCGATACTGCTCCGGCGTCACATGGTTCATATCCGGAGCATATTTCGCCAGCAGAATGCCGTACCCCAGATCGCCCTCAACGGCGTGAAAAGCATTCAGTACCTGCGGCGAGCGATTGCCCTGCGCTATCTCCTGCATCAGTAGCCAGGCCTCCCGGCCACGCTTCAGGCGCGGCAGAGCGTCGTCCATCAGGTTTTTTAATCCCGGAACCGGCGTATTCAACGAATGGGTGGCCAGAATACCCAGCAGAGCAGGGATCTTCACGGTAAATGCATTACGCTCCTGTTCTTGCTGCGGCCAGGCAATCAGATGAAACGGCGCGGGCGCGGGTTCGGTTTGCCATTCGCCTTCCATCGCCGCCAGTTTCACCGGCTGAATGCGGGCGACCTCGTAGGCCGAACTGTCCCCCAGTTGCAGGGTTCCCAGAATGGCCAGGGTGCCGAATACTGAGCCGATAGCAAACGAGCGCAAGGCCACCTCACGCTCGCGGCCACGTAGCAGATACCAGGCGCTGATGGACATAATAAACATGGCGCCGGTGACATAACCGGACATGACGGTATGGACAAATTTCACCTGGCTCACCGGGTTAAAGACCAGATCGCTGAAGCTGCTCATTTCCATCCGTAAGGTATCGATGTTGAAGTGAGCGCCGGTAGGATGCTGCATCCAGCCATTGGCATTCAGAATCCATAATGCTGAAATATTGGAGCCGAAGGCCACCAGCCACGTGACCAGCAGGTGTTGGTATTTATTCAGCCGCTGCCAGCCGAAAAAGAACAGGCCGACAAAAGTGGATTCGAGAAAGAAGGCCAGTAACGCTTCCATCGCCAGCGGCGCGCCGAAAATATCGCCCACATAGTTGGAATAGAGCGACCAGTTAGTCCCGAACTGAAACTCCATGGTCAGGCCGGTAGCCACACCGAGAGCAAAATTGATCCCGAAGAGTTTGCCCCAGAAACGCGTCATATCGCGGTAGACGGTTTTCCCCGTCACCACATAGATCGTCTCCATGACGGCCAGCAAAAAAATCAGCCCAAGCGTAAGGGGAACAAATAAAAAGTGATACAGCGCGGTCAGTGCAAACTGCCAGCGCGATAAGTCAATGACATCCCACATGCTAACTCCTGTAGGCAGAAAGAGAGTAAAAAGCTAATCAGTACCGGACACCGGTTACATCCTGTTGAGAGCGTTAGCGCGTCTCCAGCCATCGGCAGACTTCCTCCAGGCGCTGGCGCGAATCGGCCAGATCTTCCGGGGCAGCCAGTACCAGCTCCGGCAAAGGACAAATCTCATAGCTGTCGAGCAACGGCCCTTTAAGGGCGTCCAGACAGCGCACATGCCAGAGATGGCGCAATGCCGTGGCGTTGATTTGACTTTCGCCATACCCGGAAATGCGAATCTGGATGTTTCCGTGTCCGCATAAGCGCGCCAGAAAAAGGCGATCGGCCTCGCTAAGCGGCAGTTGGGTCAAATTGATGCTGTGAGGTTGCATCGCCGGATCGCGTACGTGCGCCAATAATTCATGGGCCAGCGGCAGCCCATTCATCAGACCAGCGACAGGCGGAGGCAGCAGAGCGTCGTCCGGCAGCGTATCGGCAGTCGCCACTTGCCACAATGTCAGGGGCGCGCTACCCGCTTCCAGACGATCCGTCAGCAGACGTCGGTTGTGCAGATGGCGTACCCGCCACAGGCCGCAGAAGAGGGTCTCCTGGATCTCGCTTTCACTCCCGTTCGGATGCTGAATGCGTACCGAGACTTCGCCTTCGCCCAATAACGTATTGAGGAATGAGAGATCATCAGCGTTCAGGGAAGACAATTCCCATCCCGGCACGTCGCCGGCTTCCGGGATGCGCCGGGCAAGCTGACGTCGTAGATCGGTCAATAATGCCATTACCGCCGGGCTGTGAGCGCAGTGCTCCAGCGCCGCCATACTTGGGTCGCCATTGACCTGACAGGTGAGCGGTAAGGGATTCATCGAGAAACTGGCGTCATCAGGCTGCGTACCCGGCCCCAGCAGATGAAAAAAGGCATTGCTCATTGTGCCGTCTCCTGCGCTGCGGGAGAGTCGACCATCGAACGCATCAGCGTGAGCAGTTCAGCCCAGGGATGAAGGCCGCTGAGCGCGCCGCGTAGCTCGCCATCTGTAAAAACCAACGTCGCCGGAAACCGACGCACATTAAAGCGATCGCCGATAGCTTCGCTTTGTTCAAGGTCGGCCACTGCCACCTGCCAGTCAAACTGCGGGAACTCGCGCAGGAGTTCGGCGATCATCACTGGGTTATCGCTGACTTCCGGCGTACGCCGTGGATCGCAACTTAACAGGATGACGCCATCTCCAACCTGTTTGATCCAGTCGTCTACCGTAGAAGCCTCTACCGGTTGCCATCCCCGGGTTAACAGGCGTTGCCATAGCGCAGTAAATGGGGTGTCATTCGCCACTTCTTTTCCCCTCCAGACGTGTCTGATACTGACGTATGCGCACTCCTTCATAGTTTTCCATCGACAGGCATTCATAGTTCAGGCAGCGTGCGGCTTCGTTTGCCTGCGGTACGATCCCCCAGGCGGCCAGTTGCTCCAGGGCGGCCTGTTCCGCCGCCGGTAGCTGGCCGCGAGCTATTTCGCTCAGGCTACCGCCGTAGTCGTCCAGTTGCGCCGGTTGCAGGCCGACTAGCGCAATGTGACAGGGCAGATGGCCGCGGATGTCGGCCAGCGCCAGGACCTCGGAAAAACTGTTTTGATGCAGGCTCATTTTTTTGGCGCTGAGATACGCGGGGATTTTCTCGCCGGCATAGGTTCGCAGGCTACCCGGCGTCAGACCGTAATCGATCGCGTCAAGGAGCAGGAGATGGCTGGCTTGCTCAACATAACCCAACAGGTTTAGCCCTTGCGTACCACCGTCAACAATGTCTACCTCTTCAGGCCAGTGATACCGGGCATACAACCGCTCCGCGACCCGGATACCGAATCCTTCATCGGCCCACAGCAGGTTTCCTAATCCCATCACCACTACGCGTTGCGTATTCATGAGGGCTCCTTGTCGTGCGGTTTGGGGAATTTGTGGCTGCGATAGCCATTGATCATGGTGGAGATCACCGTATCATCGGACATAATGTCTTCCCGGATAGCGAGGTAAACGTGCCCGACGATGAAAGCGGCAATCAGCCACATGCCCAGTCGGTGCCAACTGTGAATATCGATGGAGTTGCCGCCGGTCCAGTAGAAAAATTCAACCACATAGCGGAACGGCGCAAAGATGGCGTACTGGCTATGCTCGCCAAACAGAGCGAAACCGGTGAGGATCATAAATACCGACAACAGGAAATAGCCGAACATCGCGGCCTGCGCGACAGGGTTATGTCCGATGTCGCTCCCCGGTTTTTTCTCCAGAAACAGATACCAGCGAACCACGGAAAAAGCGCCTTGCCACCAACTGCGACGCCAGACCGGGACGATAAACAGCTCTCGCGAATAGCGGTTGCCGACACAGGCCCAGTAAATTCGTCCCAACAGCAACACGGTAAAGATCATCGCGGCGGCAAAGTGGATCAGGCGGATATAGCCCATGTAAAACAGATAGGTCGCCTCGCCGCTCACCGACGGCAGCGGTCGGCCAATGAAGTAGCCTGTCACCATCAGTACCAACATGCAGGCTACCGTTAGCCAGTGCCACAGGCGTACCGGCGCTTCAAACACATAGTGGCTGACGGCAGTATCACGCGCCTCCCCGACGCGTGGAGATAGCTTTCCAGTCATCGTTCTTTTCCTTAACGCTTAGCGTACCTGGACGGCAATCAGTTCGCTGCCGTCGTCGCCGAGCACGTGGGTTGAACAGGCGAGGCAGGGATCGAAGCTGTGCAGCGTCCTCAGGATTTCTAACGGTTGGTCGGGAATCGCCATTTGCGTTCCCATCAATGCCGCTTCATAGGCGCCGATCTGTTTTTTAGGATCGCGCGGGCTGGCGTTCCAGGTGGTGGGGACCACGCACTGATAGAGTTCGATCTTCTGATCGCGTATTGACGCCCAGTGTCCCAACGCTCCGCGAGGCGCTTCGGTAAAACCGATGCCGCGGCAGCGCTGCGGCCAACTGGCCGGTTCCCATTTCTCGGTATTGGCGGTGGCCAGGTCGCCGTTTTTCAGATTGGTCATAAGCCTGTCGAAAAAATACTGCAGCTTACTGACGGCCCATTGCGCTTCATGCGCGCGGCATAAAATACGGCCAAGCGTAGACTGGATACCGGAGAGCGGCAGTTTAAGGGCGGACATCATGCGATCCACCGACTCTATGGTGGCGGCATCTCCTTTGTGATAGGCGATTAGCGTTCGGGCAAGCGGGCCGACTTCCATGGCATGACCCCGCCAGCGCGGTGCTTTAATCCAGGAGTAGCGTTCCTGCTCGTTGAGCTGTTGGATATGCGTATCGCTGCCTTTGACATCGCCAGGGTTGTACCAGGGATCGGTAATGCCGTCAAAAGGATGACGACCCAGTTTATCGTCCGGATAGCGGTACCAGGCGTGATCCACAAACTCCTGTATCTGCTGCGGATCGGCCAAATCTACCGGCATGACATTCTTAAAATCGCCATTGACCACCGCGCCGCCCGGCATTAACAGGCTTTGCTGGCTGAAGTCGTTGGCAATATCCGGAAACGCGCCGTAGCTCAGCACGCATTTATCCGACAGTCCGGTGCCAATTTGACTCCATGCTTTATTGAACTGGCCGATAGCCAGCGCGTCCGGAACCATCACGTTGTTAATGAAGTCGGCGGTGCGGGTGATGATCGACTGCACCAGGTTGAGGCGCTCCATATTGACAGCCCCGACCGCGCCGCGTTGATCGAGATTGATCGCGCACGGCATCCCGCCGACGATCCAGTTAGGATGGGGATTCTTACCGCCAAATATGGTATGGATTTTGACGATCTCGCGCTGGAAGTCGAGGGCTTCAAGATAGTGGGCAAAGCCCATCAGGTTAGCCTCTGGCGACAGTTTGTACTGTGGATGTCCCCAGTAGCCGTTACGGAATATCCCAAGCTGGCCGCCGTCGACAAATTTCTTCAATCGATTTTGTACGTCAAAGAAGTAGCCCGGCGATGACATCGGCCAGGCGGAAAGGCTTTGCGCCAACTGCGAGGTGGCGCGCGGATCGGCTTTCAGCGCATTCAGAACATCAATCCAGTCCATCCCGGCTAACTGATAAAAATGAACCAGATGATCGTGACACCACAACGTAGCCAGCATGATGTTACGTATAATATTGGCGTTATCCGGTACCTGGATACCAATCGCATCTTCGATTGCGTATACCGACGCCAGAGCATGTACCCCGGTACATACACCACAAATACGTTCAACGAACGCCCAGGCGTCACGCGGGTCACGGCCTTGCAAAATGATCTCCAGCCCGCGGAACATCGTGCCGCAGGAGACGGCATTGGTGATGACGTTTTGCTCATCAATGTTCACTTCGCAGCGCATATGCCCTTCGATGCGGGTAATTGGGTCTATAACCAGACGACGGCCGGCATCATTAACGGTATAGCCCTGGGTTTGATACTGGTTACTCATGCCTGTTTATCCTCATTGTCCGGCTGTTGTTCGGCTTGCGCTAACTGTTGTTTGTGGCGTTTACGTTGGTTGATCGCGCTGGCGACAGCGTGACCGCCAACGCCCGCAGCGACCACGCCCAGCGCGGTCAGCCCCACCGTATCAGCGGTTGAGTGGGTACCCATCTGAGGAATATCCACCACGCGGCTATAAAACGAGCCGCGATCCCAGAAACCATTTTCTGAACATCCCAGACATCCGTGGCCGGACTGGATAGGAAAGGAGACGCCGCCATTCCAGCGTGTGGAGGAGCAGGCGTTATAGGTGGTTGGCCCTTTACAGCCCATCTTGTACAGGCAGTATCCCTTGCGGGCGGCATCATCATCCCAGCTCTCGACAAATTCACCG
Proteins encoded in this window:
- the gdhA_1 gene encoding glutamate dehydrogenase, encoding MDKLSYASDSSTSAWNTYLQQIERVAPYLGELSPWVDTLRHPKRALIVDIPVQMDDGTIRHFEGYRVQHNLSRGPGKGGVRYHPDVDLNEVMALSAWMTIKCAALNLPYGGAKGGIRVDPFSLSEGELERLTRRYTSEIGIIIGPQKDIPAPDVGTNGKVMAWMMDTYSMNHGTTVTGVVTGKPIHLGGSLGREKATGRGVFVSGLEVARRANIAVEGARVAVQGFGNVGSEAARLFAGAGARVVAIQDHTATLFNATGIDMKALTAWQIEHKQIAGFPGAETIASDAFWRLEMDILIPAALEGQITRQRAEALTCKLVLEGANGPTYPDADDVLASRGILVVPDVVCNAGGVTVSYFEWVQDMASFFWSEEEINARMDKIMTDAIVHVWEKAAEKSCSLRTAAYIVACERILLARKDRGIYPG
- the yccB gene encoding membrane protein, producing MWYLLWFVGILLMCSLSTLTLVWLESRQQ
- the appB_1 gene encoding cytochrome oxidase subunit II, translated to MLDYETLRFIWWLLIGIILVAFMVTDGFDMGVGCLLPLIARNDDERRVLINSVGAHWEGNQVWLILAGGALFAAWPRVYAAAFSGFYVAMILVLCALFFRPLAFDYRGKIANARWRALWDTGLVIGSLVPPVVFGIAFGNLFLGVPFAFTPQLHVDYFGTFWQLLSPFALLCGLLSLSLVIMQGGVWLQLKTEGVICQRALSATRHSALLVVLCFLLAGYWLWAGIDGFVLLTQDANGPSNPLLKGVAILPGAWMNHFIRSPLLLIIPLLGMLLPILALYACLRGRTIRGFLFASLTQACVIFTAGITLFPFVMPSSVSPLSSLTVWDSTSSQMTLEIMLVIVLIFLPIVLLYTLWSYYKMLGRINLETLRRNDHELY
- the appC_1 gene encoding cytochrome bd-II oxidase subunit I, encoding MWDVIDLSRWQFALTALYHFLFVPLTLGLIFLLAVMETIYVVTGKTVYRDMTRFWGKLFGINFALGVATGLTMEFQFGTNWSLYSNYVGDIFGAPLAMEALLAFFLESTFVGLFFFGWQRLNKYQHLLVTWLVAFGSNISALWILNANGWMQHPTGAHFNIDTLRMEMSSFSDLVFNPVSQVKFVHTVMSGYVTGAMFIMSISAWYLLRGREREVALRSFAIGSVFGTLAILGTLQLGDSSAYEVARIQPVKLAAMEGEWQTEPAPAPFHLIAWPQQEQERNAFTVKIPALLGILATHSLNTPVPGLKNLMDDALPRLKRGREAWLLMQEIAQGNRSPQVLNAFHAVEGDLGYGILLAKYAPDMNHVTPEQYRAAQRGAIPQVAPVFWSFRIMVGCGSLLLVVMLIALIQTLRMRIDQHRWVLRMALWSLPLPWIAIEAGWFMTEFGRQPWAIQDILPTWYAHSALTPGQLAFSMGLILGLYTLFLIAEVYLMQKYARLGPNAMQRQQQAQQQG
- the hyaF gene encoding hydrogenase-1 operon protein HyaF, which gives rise to MSNAFFHLLGPGTQPDDASFSMNPLPLTCQVNGDPSMAALEHCAHSPAVMALLTDLRRQLARRIPEAGDVPGWELSSLNADDLSFLNTLLGEGEVSVRIQHPNGSESEIQETLFCGLWRVRHLHNRRLLTDRLEAGSAPLTLWQVATADTLPDDALLPPPVAGLMNGLPLAHELLAHVRDPAMQPHSINLTQLPLSEADRLFLARLCGHGNIQIRISGYGESQINATALRHLWHVRCLDALKGPLLDSYEICPLPELVLAAPEDLADSRQRLEEVCRWLETR
- the SBOV18161 gene encoding hydrogenase-1 operon protein HyaE, encoding MANDTPFTALWQRLLTRGWQPVEASTVDDWIKQVGDGVILLSCDPRRTPEVSDNPVMIAELLREFPQFDWQVAVADLEQSEAIGDRFNVRRFPATLVFTDGELRGALSGLHPWAELLTLMRSMVDSPAAQETAQ
- the hyaD gene encoding hydrogenase-1 operon protein HyaD, which translates into the protein MNTQRVVVMGLGNLLWADEGFGIRVAERLYARYHWPEEVDIVDGGTQGLNLLGYVEQASHLLLLDAIDYGLTPGSLRTYAGEKIPAYLSAKKMSLHQNSFSEVLALADIRGHLPCHIALVGLQPAQLDDYGGSLSEIARGQLPAAEQAALEQLAAWGIVPQANEAARCLNYECLSMENYEGVRIRQYQTRLEGKRSGE
- the hyaC gene encoding Ni/Fe-hydrogenase 1 b-type cytochrome subunit, with the protein product MTGKLSPRVGEARDTAVSHYVFEAPVRLWHWLTVACMLVLMVTGYFIGRPLPSVSGEATYLFYMGYIRLIHFAAAMIFTVLLLGRIYWACVGNRYSRELFIVPVWRRSWWQGAFSVVRWYLFLEKKPGSDIGHNPVAQAAMFGYFLLSVFMILTGFALFGEHSQYAIFAPFRYVVEFFYWTGGNSIDIHSWHRLGMWLIAAFIVGHVYLAIREDIMSDDTVISTMINGYRSHKFPKPHDKEPS
- the hyaB gene encoding hydrogenase-1 large chain, with amino-acid sequence MSNQYQTQGYTVNDAGRRLVIDPITRIEGHMRCEVNIDEQNVITNAVSCGTMFRGLEIILQGRDPRDAWAFVERICGVCTGVHALASVYAIEDAIGIQVPDNANIIRNIMLATLWCHDHLVHFYQLAGMDWIDVLNALKADPRATSQLAQSLSAWPMSSPGYFFDVQNRLKKFVDGGQLGIFRNGYWGHPQYKLSPEANLMGFAHYLEALDFQREIVKIHTIFGGKNPHPNWIVGGMPCAINLDQRGAVGAVNMERLNLVQSIITRTADFINNVMVPDALAIGQFNKAWSQIGTGLSDKCVLSYGAFPDIANDFSQQSLLMPGGAVVNGDFKNVMPVDLADPQQIQEFVDHAWYRYPDDKLGRHPFDGITDPWYNPGDVKGSDTHIQQLNEQERYSWIKAPRWRGHAMEVGPLARTLIAYHKGDAATIESVDRMMSALKLPLSGIQSTLGRILCRAHEAQWAVSKLQYFFDRLMTNLKNGDLATANTEKWEPASWPQRCRGIGFTEAPRGALGHWASIRDQKIELYQCVVPTTWNASPRDPKKQIGAYEAALMGTQMAIPDQPLEILRTLHSFDPCLACSTHVLGDDGSELIAVQVR